A single region of the Neodiprion pinetum isolate iyNeoPine1 chromosome 5, iyNeoPine1.2, whole genome shotgun sequence genome encodes:
- the E(bx) gene encoding nucleosome-remodeling factor subunit NURF301 isoform X1, giving the protein MTGRGTKRRGRPPKSVVMERPKKFQYHLMKKPKYLQNKGSETPNSQPSTPTASRASSPVESEESRRSTRSRKSRGPRDKHARKGGHSGSSAYQRRGYNPNVDYHDSEYHYGSDFGDESSDKTDVDEEPLHSDIESSESLEEPDPSSDSDFSLSSYSTTSGTPRKTLLSQQAQRAPSPEPLWLQNRELPPLDLPKSSDDLLVSKEFVLPSLSIYEVLRHFRTLVRLSSFRFEDFCAALVCEDQTNLLAEIHIMLIKALLREEDSQQTHFGPLDQKDSVNVSLYFVDPMTWPEVLRSYVESDKCFDENILQILSSCEYPFTSVNDRLKVLQFLTDQFLITNPVREDLLHEGNVHYDDHCRVCHRLGDLLCCETCPAVFHLECVEPPLVDVPTEDWQCSICKAHKITGVVDCLPDVEKNGLLCRQEHLGFDRHGRKYWFLGRRVFVESENGEVWYYSTPLQFEELMNCLDRNEMEVALFRELSDYKEEIVRQMELTEKITNQCKGNKKSYFEVENANILKMQKERQEKLNREEEERKEKERQDAEEMVRRMHEGTDSLEEQLAAVSGQNTDKGDGDGMDVDKQNPSAQVAETVEVGGGDTSEMVTTAAAAGTETAPKTSKTSTSVSSSEEVEEEVLEEEDDSSKVGKDGKKHTIVTRSKTGSLQPRTFNMDDLKRRSTTILSKEELDKLDKSLKDEGDGTRITRQKAHQIASGTHLFKLGMDNGFKSYVNQYSTNAIALNKPQRNEERDKKRHLSHKFSLTQASEFKWVGSLTGTRALLVSTLRQTILQLEGSIQAPFMHTNWPLLRKPWTTAVGACVNPRDFARALIVLQACIKSVVFASVWHDQLGHVKLQRVTALEREEKKRQDKKDKKEKEDEEERNRLTYNFVKYTLGLKHQVWKQKGEEYRVHGQWGWLWLSASRRYRSANLNKAGLRAGPQKIMVQIRDQGGIKILALDPPTYEFLIKEYCEPKDLKDLKAEPEEATEVKQEIKEEHPVEAVKKENESEEVKAEEKPDVKERLDGKFLLNSNQENKPHIPFLAGMKIEKVFLPIHQFEEIDVTKALTTPGRLHYPKIAKKTRIDDFLSRRTHLKLLEERKLSQTEKSKEVTAQAAVPKNTEGDAEVDIENNEESDTDAVDGPLQNILSGKLPTKAISSSARDMLTAIGKRIQLVRIQYANIMRSSKNGSCYSRYCNMTPPPGKVNAAAAQSLTSTCYSPMCLQKARLKRDLITLLKKAKSLSNSQSLPSLAPFSTSSVQQSKASLKHEATDEAKDAIRRDLESAVAMATHCAEEVQATNVVVDNMSEAPLLSDSPSKPAKRIKLEETTPEDSIKVEGNGFEDENIVTTIKTTSNVVTTTTVTTSQQTIKTVDGVVQSSQESLSSRNSVSVASETKTCNLNNMGLKTIFINRRGRTVHRSAITARELTADGTERVYSATSTEGKLYLKKVSISLADRRKKRTPVKYPLCSTFSTRNKHRSILVLPQHELRKLSRLGGRTPVQGFHHIAKANMAVWPYPCPRPLFKTCWLYRTVGLKSLAAAAIQLRILWACLRWDDMSAKPLSTDGKHQVTTDNEIMSLEILKHRHVGQFMDRVQYLRRKVVIPLELPKQVREVTSIRSGLRKRKRPESPQSTEPQVNEEWVDEDKLELWEIKQYGDKLEKANAQIITRSRSGVPQSVVAGGNRGSITGAVDQLVSGKATPEEIKEKMEQQLRIQRAAHQQKRALETLKSPANVTGSPNQIIKVTSNSNPDGTVKIVSKVAIPASPNTSVGKSQLTSLLTTPSQNKTFLGTRRIYMTKSSDGTTRVVSGPTSILPKTTVTSQTPQSQPQQQQSLIKVTNQGTVQVNHTNQVSAASNTPVQHVQQRVQILRGPDGKLQVRGLMPGQQLVQMPDGKLHVLNTGQAIAATPTQTPATTSSASTTTPQSVTKSASNTSSVKPATPVTTSATKASPTKTPTSQTQKIQAQQPATPQPQVLTPGGQVINTNQIVVNNAALAQQLASGKAQLATIGGHQVVIRSTPTGNQIVHLNSTSSAVVKNAVSPTKPQQAAAAQQNQPATPSTQATELATTNTVTSAQTATTTTTPAAASPAPGSTPAPGSVEASLLAGQPPGTVIKCVTAQVIQTSQGPRIVLQGLQGADFTPQQLAMVQQQVKQQLLKAQATTGKQGVLGPTKIYLAVQPAPGTQTAVASRTPTTSAHTQQTQQPVASPPHTTPSAAAPQTESATTPAPSQTAAPGSPIKPKVVVQQVGRPTTGSEAEPQRAALANGQQPSQPSQEPNQTSSPNKFVLTPDYIQQTIKNALKQENLNPEIEEKLLQLQRYQEKQMKGGVESSITCNQIHGTPTATTTRAPSRKRPAPPHVPPLASPTTPNVTTNDKDNEWSETPKKRPAPRQEPRDITKTPKTEVVENTEATPKNRAGKLRDSQEQRRKQQVHSRMQVLLFRHKELLKKDILKKRALLEKELQIDIQKDLSAELATRTKAERHKQDEVKVGSAKRKSNAQAAQHVSPPNRGGRPKKHRVQGNSTTPPGASTATTAGGRIKKEKLYCLCRTPYDETKFYVGCDLCNNWFHGDCVGITEEMSKSLSEFVCTECRHARDTQELYCLCKQPYDESQFYICCDKCQDWFHGRCVGILQSEADNIDEYVCPNCQRNSSVNFANMKNLNGKDLDLLKKLIKQIQAHKSAWPFMEPVDPNEAPDYYKVIKEPMDLQTIELRINDRSYKKLSEFIGDMTKIFDNCRYYNPKESPFFKCAESLETYFVHKIKSLREKFSEGK; this is encoded by the exons ATGACGGGAAGAGGTACGAAGAGACGGGGTCGTCCCCCAAAGTCCGTGGTTATGGAGAGAccgaaaaaattccaatatcaCCTTATGAAGAAGCCAAAATATCTGCAAAACAAGGGTTCCGAAACACCTAACTCCCAGCCAAGCACACCAACAGCGTCTCGGGCCTCATCTCCAGTTGAGAGCGAAGAGAGCAGGCGCAGTACGCGGAGCAGAAAGTCTCGAGGGCCAAGGGACAAGCATGCGAGGAAAGGCGGCCACTCCGGCTCCAGTGCCTACCAGCGACGTGGTTACAACCCAAACGTCGACTACCATGACTCGGAGTACCACTATGGCTCTGACTTTGGTGACGAGTCTAGTGACAAGACTGACGTAGATGAAGAGCCTCTTCACAGTGACATCGAGTCCTCGGAAAGCCTCGAAGAGCCAGATCCATCCAGCGATAGTGATTTCTCACTATCCAGCTACAGCACGACTAGCGGCACACCTAGGAAAACTCTTCTAAGTCAGCAGGCTCAACGTGCTCCCAGTCCCGAGCCACTTTGGCTCCAAAACCGAGAGCTGCCGCCTCTTGATTTGCCAAAATCTTCCGATGACTTACTCGTCTCCAAGGAATTTGTACTCCCATCTTTGTCCATATACGAGGTTTTGAGACACTTCCGAACTCTGGTTCGTCTCTCCTCGTTTAGGTTCGAGGACTTTTGCGCTGCACTTGTATGCGAAGATCAGACGAATCTTCTAGCCGAGATTCACATTATGCTTATCAAAGCGCTGCTCAGAGAGGAAGACTCTCAGCAGACCCACTTCGGCCCCTTGGATCAAAAGGATTCCGTCAATGTCAGCTTGTATTTTGTTGATCCTATGACTTGGCCCGAAGTACTGCGATCATATGTAGAAAGTGATAAGTGCTTTGACGAAAACATTCTTCAGATACTTTCCTCTTGCGAATATCCCTTCACTTCCGTCAATGATCGCCTCAAAGTATTGCAGTTTTTAACAGACCAGTTTCTCATTACCAATCCCGTGCGTGAGGATTTGTTGCACGAAG GGAATGTTCACTATGACGATCATTGCCGTGTTTGCCATCGACTTGGGGATCTCTTGTGCTGCGAAACATGTCCTGCAGTATTCCATTTGGAATGCGTCGAGCCACCACTGGTCGATGTCCCTACTGAAGATTGGCAGTGCAGCATCTGCAAGGCACACAAAATTACCGGAGTAGTGGACTGTTTGCCGGATGTAGAGAAGAATGGTTTGCTATGCAGGCAGGAACATTTAGGATTTGATCGTCATGGGCGAAAATATTGGTTCCTAGGCAGGAGAGTTTTTGT GGAAAGTGAAAATGGCGAGGTCTGGTACTATAGTACACCTCTCCAGTTCGAGGAACTGATGAATTGTTTGGatcgaaatgaaatggaagtgGCGCTCTTTCGTGAATTGTCAGATTATAAGGAAGAGATAGTACGTCAAATGGAACTcactgaaaaaataacaaaccaATGCAAGGGAAATAAAAAGTCGTACTTTGAGGTAGAAAATG CCAACAtattgaaaatgcaaaaagaGAGGCAAGAAAAACTTAACagagaagaggaggagaggaaagaaaaggagagacAAGATGCCGAGGAAATGGTCCGAAGAATGCATGAAGGTACAGATTCTTTAGAAGAACAATTAGCGGCTGTTTCTGGACAGAACACAGATAAAGGGGATGGTGATGGTATGGACGTCGACAAGCAAAATCCTTCAGCACAAGTGGCGGAAACAGTGGAAGTAGGCGGTGGCGATACATCAGAGATGGTAACAACTGCGGCAGCAGCAGGGACCGAGACAGCCCCGAAGACTTCCAAGACGAGTACGTCTGTCTCCTCCTCTGAAGaagttgaagaagaagtttTAGAGGAGGAAGATGATTCTTCCAAGGTTGGAAAAGATG GTAAAAAGCATACAATTGTAACAAGATCAAAGACAGGCTCGCTACAACCACGTACTTTCAATATGGATGATTTGAAAAGAAGGAGCACGACGATACTTTCTAAGGAAGAGCTTGACAAACTGGATAAATCTTTGAAAGATGAAGGTGACGGAACTCGAATAACACGTCAGAAGGCACATCAAATAGCATCAGGTACTCACCTGTTCAAACTCGGAATGGATAACGGGTTTAAATCATACGTCAACCAGTATAGCACAAACGCGATAGCGCTCAATAAACCTCAGCGTAATGAAGAACGCGATAAGAAGAGACATCTGTCACACAAATTCTCTCTAACGCAAGCTTCCGAGTTCAAATGGGTTGGGAGTTTGACGGGAACGCGAGCTCTGTTAGTGAGCACCCTGCGTCAAACCATCTTACAATTGGAAGGAAGTATCCAGGCACCATTTATGCATACTAACTGGCCTTTGCTTCGAAAACCGTGGACTACTGCAGTTGGAGCTTGCGTGAATCCCCGCGACTTTGCAAGAGCTCTGATAGTCCTTCAAGCCTGCATAAAATCCGTCGTGTTTGCCAGCGTCTGGCACGACCAGCTTGGTCACGTTAAGCTTCAACGAGTGACGGCGCttgaaagagaagaaaaaaagcgGCAAGATAAGAAggataagaaagaaaaggaagacgaggaggagCGGAACAGGCTTACCTACAACTTTGTCAAGTATACGCTGGGACTGAAACATCAAGTCTGGAAGCAGAAAGGCGAAGAGTACAGGGTTCACGGTCAATGGGGATGGCTCTGGCTGTCGGCAAGCCGTCGCTACAGGTCTGCGAATCTGAACAAAGCTGGCTTGCGAGCTGGCCCTCAAAAGATTATGGTGCAAATTAGGGATCAGGGAGGTATCAAGATTTTGGCTCTTGATCCGCCAACTTATGAATTCTTAATAAAAGAGTACTGTGAGCCCAAGGACCTCAAGGACTTAAAAGCCGAGCCTGAAGAAGCTACAGAGGTGAAACAAGAAATAAAGGAGGAACACCCAGTTGAAGCtgtgaagaaagaaaatgaatctGAAGAAGTTAAAGCGGAAGAAAAACCAGATGTGAAAGAAAGATTGGACGGAAAATTCTTGCTGAACTCGAACCAAGAAAATAAACCACACATACCTT TTTTAGCTGgaatgaaaatcgaaaaagtaTTTCTACCGATACATCAGTTTGAAGAAATCGATGTAACCAAGGCATTAACTACACCTGGTCGTTTGCATTACCcaaaaattgccaaaaaaacTAGAATCGACGATTTCTTATCGAGGAGAACACACCTAAAACTCTTGGAAGAGAGAAAGTTATCCCAAACG GAGAAGTCAAAGGAGGTAACCGCCCAAGCAGCTGTTCCAAAAAACACCGAAGGTGATGCAGAAGTAGACATTGAGAATAATGAAGAGAGCGATACAGATGCTGTCGACGGACCACTGCAGAATATATTGTCTGGAAAATTACCAACTAAAGCGATTTCCTCGTCTGCTAGAGACATGCTAACGGCGATTGGGAAACGGATCCAACTAGTCAGAATTCAGTATGCAAATATAATGCGCTCATCAAAGAATGGCAGCTGTTATTCTCGTTACTGCAACATGACCCCTCCTCCTGGAAAGGTGAATGCAGCAGCGGCACAGAGTCTCACCTCAACGTGCTATTCCCCAATGTGTTTGCAGAAAGCTAGGCTAAAACGAGATCTAATTACTTTACTAAAAAAAGCCAAGAGCTTGAGCAACAGTCAGTCACTGCCAAGCCTAGCCCCGTTCAGTACATCCTCTGTCCAACAATCTAAAGCAAGCTTGAAACACGAAGCAACAGATGAGGCTAAAGATGCTATCAGAAGGGATTTGGAGTCTGCCGTTGCAATGGCTACGCACTGTGCCGAAGAAGTTCAGGCAACAAACGTAGTCGTTGATAACATGTCGGAAGCGCCTTTGCTCTCCGATAGCCCTTCAAAACCGGCTAAAAGAATTAAATTAGAAGAAACGACCCCAGAAGATAGCATAAAA GTTGAGGGCAATGGCTTTGAGGATGAAAATATAGTGACAACGATCAAAACAACTAGCAATGTTGTGACAACGACAACCGTTACTACGTCTCAACAAACAATAAAAACCGTGGACGGCGTTGTTCAGAGTTCACAGGAGAGTTTATCATCTCGAAATTCAGTCTCAGTTGCATCGGAGACAAAGACATG CAATCTCAACAATATGGGgttaaaaacaatatttatcaaCCGTCGAGGCAGAACTGTGCATCGGAGCGCCATAACAGCTAGAGAATTGACTGCGGATGGAACTGAGAGAGTATATTCTGCCACTTCGACAGAAGGGAAACTTTAtctgaaaaaagtttcgattTCATTGGCGGACAGACGAAAGAAACGTACTCCAGTAAAATATCCACTTTGCTCAACATTTTCCACAAGAAATAAACACCGCAGTATCCTTGTATTGCCGCAGCACGAACTTCGTAAACTTTCGCGACTTGGCGGACGAACTCCTGTCCAAGGATTTCATCATATTGCTAAG GCGAACATGGCTGTATGGCCGTATCCCTGCCCAAGGCCGTTGTTCAAAACGTGTTGGCTTTACAGAACTGTTGGCCTAAAGTCATTGGCTGCAGCTGCAATACAGTTGAGAATTTTATGGGCCTGTTTACGCTGGGACGATATGTCTGCCAAACCTTTGTCAACGGATGGCAAGCATCAAGTCACAACTGACAACGAGATTATGTCCTTGGAGATCTTGAAGCATCGACATGTCGGCCAATTCATGGACAGAGTACAATATCTTCGAAGAAAAGTAGTGATACCTTTAGAGCTGCCAAAGCAAGTTAGAG aggTTACTTCAATCCGTAGCGggttgagaaaaagaaaacgtccTGAATCACCGCAAAGTACGGAGCCTCAGGTGAACGAGGAGTGGGTGGACGAAGATAAACTTGAACTTTGGGAGATAAAGCAATATGGAGACAA GTTAGAGAAGGCTAATGCCCAGATTATTACTAGGAGTCGATCAGGAGTACCGCAATCTGTGGTTGCGGGTGGGAATAGGGGGTCGATTACAGGAGCCGTTGACCAGTTGGTCAGCGGCAAGGCAACGCCTGAAGAGATTAAAGAGAAAATGGAGCAACAGCTGCGTATTCAAAGGGCCGCTCACCAACAAAAGAGGGCCCTGGAAACTCTAAAGAGTCCAGCAAATGTCACAGGTTCCCCTAATCAGATCATCAAAGTTACGTCAAACTCCAATCCAG ATGGCACCGTCAAAATAGTTTCCAAAGTAGCAATACCTGCTAGTCCAAATACTAGTGTTGGAAAATCCCAGCTCACATCACTCTTGACCACGCCGTCTCAAAATAAAACTTTCCTTGGAACTAGGCGTATATACATGACCAAAT CTTCTGACGGTACGACTCGAGTTGTCTCAGGGCCCACCAGCATTCTCCCCAAGACTACCGTCACATCTCAAACCCCTCAGTCTCAGCCACAACAGCAACAGTCGTTGATAAAAGTAACGAATCAGGGAACTGTTCAGGTCAATCATACAAATCAAGTTTCAGCAG CCTCCAACACCCCCGTTCAGCACGTACAGCAGCGGGTCCAGATCCTTCGAGGGCCGGATGGTAAACTCCAGGTTCGAGGGTTGATGCCTGGTCAACAACTTGTACAAATGCCTGACGGAAAACTCCATGTTCTAAACACTGGTCAAGCTATAGCTGCCACACCTACACAGACGCCTGCGACCACAAGTTCGGCAAGCACAACCACACCGCAG AGCGTCACTAAGTCTGCGAGCAATACAAGCTCTGTCAAACCAGCTACACCTGTTACAACATCTGCTACCAAAGCCAGTCCCACAAAAACTCCAACCAGTCAAACCCAAAAAATCCAAGCGCAGCAACCAGCCACCCCACAACCACAG GTATTGACCCCGGGTGGGCAAGTTATCAATACAAATCAAATCGTGGTGAATAATGCAGCCCTTGCCCAGCAGCTCGCGTCCGGCAAAGCTCAGTTGGCAACGATCGGAGGACACCAAGTTGTTATACGTAGTACACCGACTGGTAATCAGATTGTTCATCTGAATTCAACTAGCAGTGCTGTTgtgaaaaatgctgtttcaCCTACAAAACCTCAACAAG CAGCAGCGGCTCAGCAGAATCAGCCTGCAACTCCGTCGACGCAAGCTACAGAACTAGCTACTACAAATACGGTGACCAGTGCTCAGACAGCGACAACGACCACCACACCAGCTGCTGCAAGTCCTGCTCCAGGTTCTACTCCAGCTCCTGGCAGTGTAGAAGCTTCTCTGTTAGCAGGGCAGCCACCTGGTACCGTTATAAAGTGTGTCACAGCTCAGGTGATTCAAACATCTCAAGGTCCCCGAATAGTTTTGCAAGGACTCCAAGGAGCCGACTTCACTCCACAGCAACTCGCCATGGTTCAACAACAAGTCAAGCAACAACTGCTCAAAG cACAAGCAACTACCGGCAAGCAAGGCGTGCTAGGACCAACGAAGATATACCTAGCAGTTCAACCAGCTCCAGGAACTCAAACGGCAGTTGCTTCTCGCACGCCAACAACATCTGCTCACACTCAACAAACACAGCAACCGGTAGCTTCACCTCCACACACGACTCCTTCGGCAGCTG CACCGCAAACTGAGTCAGCTACAACCCCAGCTCCATCTCAGACTGCAGCCCCAGGTTCTCCGATAAAGCCCAAAGTCGTAGTGCAGCAGGTCGGACGTCCAACTACCGGAAGCGAAGCTGAACCCCAACGTGCAGCTCTGGCGAATGGGCAGCAGCCTTCACAGCCTTCCCAAGAGCCTAATCAAACATCGTCACCTAACAAATTTGTCCTCACTCCGGATTACATACAGCAAA caatAAAAAATGCACTAAAGCAGGAAAATCTTAATCCTGAAATAGAAGAGAAACTTCTACAACTGCAGCGGTATCAAGAGAAGCAAATGAAGGGTGGCGTCGAGAGCTCCATAACCTGCAACCAAATCCACGGCACCCCAACTGCAACTACAACGCGAGCTCCGTCCCGGAAGAGACCTGCGCCGCCCCACGTTCCGCCACTTGCCTCACCTACTACTCCTAATGTGACGACAAATGATAAGGATAACGAATGGAGCGAAACACCGAAGAAAAGACCAGCCCCACGACAAGAACCTCGAGATATAACGAA AACACCCAAGACGGAGGTTGTAGAGAATACCGAGGCTACTCCAAAGAATCGTGCTGGGAAACTAAGGGATTCTCAAGAACAGAGGAGAAAGCAGCAAGTTCATTCTCGAATGCAAGTGTTGTTGTTCCGGCACAAGGAACTCCTAAAAAAAGACATATTGAAAAAACGAGCTTTGCTCGAGAAGGAATTGCAAATCGATATTCAG aaGGATCTTTCCGCTGAACTAGCTACAAGAACTAAGGCAGAAAGGCACAAACAGGACGAAGTCAAGGTCGGAAGTGCTAAGCGTAAATCGAACGCTCAGGCAGCGCAACATGTCAGCCCACCAAATCGTGGGGGCAGGCCTAAGAAGCACAGAGTCCAAGGAAACAGCACAACACCGCCTGGTGCTTCAACGGCAACCACCGCGGGGGGACGTATCAAAAAAGAGAAGCTCTACTGCCTGTGTAGAACGCCTTACGACGAAACGAA ATTTTACGTAGGTTGCGATCTCTGTAACAATTGGTTCCATGGAGACTGCGTGGGAATTACAGAAGAAATGAGCAAATCACTGTCTGAGTTTGTATGCACCGAGTGTCGGCATGCGAGAGATACGCAAGAGCTGTACTGTCTTTGCAAACAACCTTATGATGAATCTCA gtTTTATATTTGCTGTGACAAATGCCAGGACTGGTTCCATGGTCGTTGCGTAGGTATTCTTCAATCCGAAGCTGATAACATTGATGAATACGTCTGCCCAAATTGCCAGCGAAACTCCTCAGTTAACTTTGCTAATATGAAAAATCTTAACGGAAAGGATCTTGACCTTTTAAAGAAGTTAATAAAACAGATACAg GCACACAAGAGTGCCTGGCCTTTTATGGAGCCTGTAGATCCCAACGAGGCGCCAGATTACTACAAAGTTATAAAAGAACCTATGG ATTTGCAAACTATCGAATTGAGGATAAATGACAGATCATACAAAAAACTTAGCGAGTTTATCGGAGACATGACCAAGATATTTGATAACTGTCGTTACTACAACCCTAAGGAGTCTCCGTTCTTCAAGTGTGCTGAGTCTTTGGAAACTTACTTTGTGCACAAAATTAAAAGTCTAAGAGAAAAGTTCTCCGAAGGCAAATGA